TTTTATTAATTTCTCTTCAAATTCTTTACTCCCCGTTTGACAAACCCCTAAAAAGGGGAAAAACAAAAAAGCAATTAAAAAATTGGTTATTTTCATTGAACTAATTCTTTTATACCATTTAAAACTAGAATTATACCGAGAATAATAAAACCAAATCCAGAAATAAAACCTCTATAATTACTTGCTCCTATATCTTCACCCTCAGGAATTGGATCTTTAATAACTTTTATTAAAATCCAAAAACCAACTACAAAAGAAATTAATCCACCTAAGAATTTTAACCAAATCATTATTTAGCTTTTTGTTGTAATGTGGTATTTAAAATTGTTATTTTCATTTCGGTGCTTCCAATTAAAATTGTTTTTTCTAAATTGGAAAATGATGTTTTATTAATTGCTCTGGTTGCTCCAAAACCAGTAGCAATTGCACCTAATCCAATTGCTCCTTTTAAATTATTTCCTTCAGAAAAATCAAATGCAGATTGAAATAAACCTCCAGTAGTTGACAATCCTATTCCTAAAGTTAATAAGGCTGCTCCTACTGGTTGTGCACCTGGAACGAAAGATACTCCATATCCAACTAAAGAAGTTGCACTACCAACAGTTCCTAATGCTTCACCGGTAACTGAAGCTGCCCCTTTCATAAAATTAACCTGCCCTTGGTGAATATTCTGCACTACTGGATTACTCATTGTTCTTGCGTGGTCTGACATAGTACCACCATCTACTGTTGCTTCATTCAATCCAAAAGAAACAGGGGTTTTCGTTCCATCAGAATGATAATAATTTTCTAAATCGTGGCCTTTTTCGCCAATATTTTTATAAGTTTCCCCGTCTATATCAATAGTAGCAGCGCTCCCTTCGTTCCATATAGGTTCTGATCCACCTTCACTCTGATACCAATCATCATCAGCACCATTGGGGTCAATTCTTACTATAGGATTGCCTGACATAACAGAATAGTTACTTAAATGATGCTTGTAAACAGGGTCAACATTCCATCTTCTTCCAATCCTTGGGTCATATTCCCAAAACTCTGCGGTATAATGGTTTCCAGAGCCTTTTAACTCGTCTGTTTTCTCGTGTCCGCCCCACCCGTAACACTATTAATTTATTTAATAGTATTCATTAACCTGTTCCACCTTACTTTGTTTACAAAGGATTTGTTTGCATCAAGAGATAACCATACTAAAACAGCTTTTCCAACAATATGATCCTCCGGAACAAATCCCCAAAATCTTGAATCTGCTGAATTGTGTCTGTTATCACCCATCATAAAATAATAATCCAGCTTAAAGGTGTATGAATCTGCTTGTTCTCCATTGATGAATATTTTATCGCCTTGTATGTTTACCTGGTTCCCTTCATAGGTTTCAATGGCTCTGGTATATATTATAATATTCTCAGGAGTAAGGGATATAACAGATCCTTTTTTGGGAATAAACAAGGGCCCAAAATTATCTTCTGTCCAACCAAAAGAAGGGTGATGGGGGATAATAGGCATTGATTTGCGGTAATGTTCATATCCTTTTGGTTTTATATTGGGCAAAACCTGCTTTACGAAATCAAATTGTTCAATTTTTTTGGCGTTTTCATGAGTTAACATTACATCAAAGGCAAAGGGAAAAGCAGGATTGGGATAAATAGGATCAGTGATATCCATTTTTTCAAGTGTTTTTTCACTTAAATAAGTGCCATCGGTAACCACAGTATACGAAAATTGCGAAAAATTGGGTAGATCAGCCTTTTTGCTGTTTATATAAACTATTTGATCAATTATTTCCAGGGTATCGCCTGGAATTCCAATGCATCTTTTTATATAATTTTCACGCTTGTCAACAGGCCTGGAAACAATTTCTAAATCAGGATTGTTCCAAATTACATCCCTTCCATAATCCCTTGCTAACTGGTAATAACTTTGGTTCTGGTGTTGGATAACTACTGTATCCCCATCAGGATAATTAAAAACAACCACATCATTGTTCTTGATTTTTGTAAAAGCAGGCAGGCGGTAATAAGGAAGCTTAATCCATTCCAAATAAGATTTTACACTTTCTGTAAGTGGTAAGGTATGGTGAGCAAAAGGAAAAGATAAGGGTGAATTGGGAAGTTTAGCACCGTAACTTAACTTACTCACAAAAAGATAATCCCCAACCAGCAATGATTTTTCCATGGAAGAGGTAGGGATTGTGAAGGCTTCAATAAAAAATGTACGGATAATGGTGGCTGCGATAACAGCGAAAACAATGGCATCAGCCCACTCCCTTGTTCCTGATTTTTTAAATTTTTTGGCTTCCTCAGGACCTATGAATTGTGTTTCTGGTTTAAAAGCCACATAGGGAATATAAATGGGTCCAAATAATATTCCAAGCATATGCTGGTAAAAACGCAAATAACCAAAACTCTTTAAAAATTCAACAATTAGCCCTATGCCAATTATAAATCCAATAAAAGGAATATAGTATAAAATTAACCACCAAAGGGGTTTTTTAATTATTTTAAGTGCAAGGTAAACACTGTAAACAGGAATAATTACTTTCCATCCGGGTACACCCGCTTTTTCAAAAAATTTATAAAAGCCAACATGAACCAATATAAAATAAACAAGGAAAATAATCAGTAATGATTCAATTGAAATCAGCATTATAGTAGTTTTTAAGGTTAATTAATTTTAAGCACATCGCGCATTGAAAATATTCCGGTTTTTCCTGCTATCCATTCTGAGGCAATAACAGCTCCCAATGCAAATCCTTCCCTACTGTGGGCGGTATGCGTTATTTGAATATCATCTACTTTGGAGGAGTATTTTACAAGGTGCGTTCCCGGTACATTTTCTATTCTGTGCGATTGAATAACAAGGTCAGAGGATTTTTCGGCAGTTTCTTTTTTCCAGCTGCTTTTGCGCTCCAGGTTGTTTATAATATCTTCGGCAAGGGTAATTGCAGTGCCACTGGGAGCATCAAGCTTATGGATATGATGTGTTTCTTCAAGTTCCACATCATATTCAAATTGGTTATTCATCAACTGAGCAAGTTGCTTGTTTAGCTCAAAAAATAAATTAACTCCTACACTGAAATTAGAGGCCCAGAGCATTGCCTGTTTTAATTCCAGACACCTTTTTTTTACCTCTTCTAGGTTGTTTAGCCATCCTGTTGTACCAATTACAACTGGCACATTGGCATCAAAACACTTTTTTATGTTTTCAACTGCACTTTCAGGAGTACTGAATTCAATTGCCACATCTGCTTTTGAAAGATTTTCAGGCGTTAAATCAGCAAGATTTTCAACACCCATCTTAAGCACGATATGGTGTTTTCGTTCAAGGGCAATTCGCTCAATTTCCTTGCCCATTTTACCATATCCAAGTAAGGCGATTTTCATAAATACTGTTGAATTACAGGAGAATTTTTTGATTTAATCGCCCAAAGTTATAATTTAATTCTTAAAGTTAATGCAGCATAACTTCTTTGGGTGTTAAAGCAGGTGTATACATCAGGGCGAAGGTCGAAAGATAGATCATCGCTTACATCAAAAGTGAACAGGTGTGCATCCACAGTGGCATCAATTATTTGAAGTAAATATAAACCTACAGTACCAATAATTAACATGTCCCTTGTTTTTCGGTAATCATCACGTATTATGGCCAGGTCTTGAAGTGAATAATTGTTATTTAATGCATTAACCGGAGGCTTATCCAAAACCCGGTTAATGTATTCCATTCTGTATTCCTTATAAAGCTGTTGGGTTGAATTTACGCCATATCCTAATCCAATTAATCCTCCATAAATTATGGGCAGCTTCCAGTATTTTTTATTGTAAATCTGTCCAAAACCCGGAAGTACCGCAGACATTAGGGCAGCTCTTTTGGGGGAATGAACTGCCAGGGTATCAGCAGATTTCTTTTGATTAATTAAGGTATCGGCAGTAACATCCTGTGCTGAAACATCAGGGGGGCTTAAAAAAAACAAAGCTATTCCTGTAACCAGGAATAGCAAGAAATTCAGCTTTTTAATAAAATTAAATATCAAGTATATCAAATATTCGTTGAAGGTCACCTAAGGATTCGAACTCAAGAACGATTTTCCCTTTCCCTTTAGTATTAATTTTTAGATCTGTCTTTGAATTTAGCATATTGCTCAAATCAAGCATGGCTTTTTGTTGTTCAAAAGATAAGCTTACATTTCCTTTTGCTGGATTGTCTGATTTTTTTTCCAGTTTTTGTCCTGTCGATTTTTTCTCTCCACGTACCAATTCTTCAGATTCTCTAACAGAAAGATCCTCCTGGATTATATGGTTGTAAATATCAATTTGTTTTTTATCGTCTGCTATATTGATCAATGTTTTGGCATGACCCATGGATATTTTTCCATCCCTTATTCCAACCTGAATTTCGGCAGGAAGTTTCAACAGCCTTAAAAAATTGGTAATGGTAGAGCGCTGCTTGCTTACTTTCTTGCTCAAAGCATCCTGGGTAAGGTTACATTCTTCGATAAGCCTTTGGTAACTAATAGCTACTTCAATGGAATCCAGGTTTTCACGTTGAATGTTTTCAACTATTGCCATTTCAAGCATGGCCTGGTCGTTGGCAATTCTTATATAGGCAGGAATTGTTTTTAAGCCGGCAAGTTTTGATGCTCTGAATCTTCTTTCCCCTGAAATAAGCTGGTATTTATCATACCCGAGTTTCCTAACAGTAACAGGTTGAATAATGCCATGTTCAGCAATAGATTCTGAAAGTTCAACAAGGGCTTCCTTTTCAAATTGTGTCCTTGGTTGAAAAGGGTTTGCCTCAATTTGTTCCAAAGGTATGCTGGTTACTGAACCTACAACAGAACCCATTTCTGTTTTGGAATTTGTAATATCTGTTTTGGAATCCTCCAGTAAGGCACTTAAGCCTCGTCCAAGTGCATTTCTTTTATTCGAGCTCATCTGTTTCTATAATTTTTTCTGATTCCTTTAATCGGGTAAGGTCGTTCTTTTGCAATATTTCTCTTGCAAGGTTTAAGTAATTAATTGCTCCTTTACTTGAGGCATCATGCATAATAATGGTTTCTCCAAAACTTGGCGCTTCACCCAATTTAGTATTTCTTTGAATAATAGTGTCAAAAACCATTTGTTGAAAATGGGTTTTCACCTCTTCAACTACCTGGTTGGACAAACGAAGCCTTACATCATACATGGTAAGAAGTATTCCTTCAATTTCCAATTCAGGATTCAGTCTGCTCTGAACAATTTTTATGGTGTTTAGTAATTTTCCTAATCCCTCAAGGGCAAAGTATTCACACTGCACAGGAATAATTACTGAATCGGCTGCGGTTAAAGCATTTAGAGTTATTAAACCAAGAGATGGAGAGCAATCAATAATGATAAAATCATATTCACTTTTCAAATTACCTAAAGCAGCACGCATCATTTTTTCGCGATTTGGCAAATTAACCATTTCAATTTCCGCACCCACAAGGTCAATGTGAGCAGGTAATAGAAAAAGGTTTGGTGTTTCTGTACTCAGGATAATATCTCTGGGATCAGTGTCATTTACAATGCATTCATACACGCTGGTTTTAATGTTTTTAGGATCAAAACCCACTCCCGAAGTTGCATTGGCTTGAGGATCAGCATCTATTAACAGAGTCTTGTATTCTAAAACAGCAAGACATGCAGCCAGATTAATTGCTGAAGTTGTTTTTCCAACACCACCTTTTTGATTGGCAATTGCGATTATTTTACCCATTTATATTCTTGTATTTATATTTTTATTGTTTCTCCAATTTCCATAAGCAGAAGTTTCTTCCCTGCTTGCTCAAACTTTGTTACTGCACTTTCTTTATCAATTTTTATATAACCAAAAGTATCGTAATGCATACCTATAATGGTGTTGCATTTAATAAACTCCGAAGCAATAATTGCATTTTCTATGCTCATTGTAAAATTATCACCGATTGGTAGCATGGCAAAATTAATTTTCCTGTAGTCTCCAATTAGTTTCATATCAAGCATTAAAGCCGTATCGCCCGAGTAATAAAAATCCCCTTCAGATGTTTCAAGCAAAAAGCCCATAGCGCTTCCTCCATAACTTCCATCAGGCATACTGCTTGAATGTTGAGCGGCTACACATTTTACCTTTCCAAAATCAAACATCCATTTTCCACCTATATTCATGGGATGTGTTTTTTCAACTCCTTGTTTATTTAGCCATACGGTTATTTCGTAATTACTCACTATTGTGGCTCCTGTAATTTGAGCAAGTTTCACAGCATCAGCTATATGGTCCTCATGGCCATGCGAAATCAAGATATAATCAGCCTTAACTTTATTTATATCAATGTTTTTTGCAAATTCATTTGGTGTAATAAATGGATCAAATACAAGGTGTTTGCCGTTAATTTCTGCGCCAAAGCAAGAATGTCCGTAATAGGTAATATCCATTTTATTTGCTTCTAATATAATCTCTTTGTTAATTTTGCCTTTTAAAATGAATGGTCCAACTTAATTGGAATTAAGAAGAGAATTACATTACTAACAACTGTAAAAGTACAACTTATTATAAGATAATGTACTAAATTACAGCCCATAGTTTTAAACAAAAATTTGTTAATTAAACGTTGAAAACATCAATGATTACAATAATTTCAGCTACTAACAGGCCAGGCAATTCAACAAAAATATTTGCTGATAAGTTTTTTCAGTTAATTAAGCAAAGGGGGGTAGAGGCACAAATGTTTTCCCTGGAAGAAATTCCCGATGACTTTGGGCTTAAAAATATTTACGATTATAACCATCCCGGACTT
This sequence is a window from Bacteroidota bacterium. Protein-coding genes within it:
- the lepB gene encoding signal peptidase I, with the protein product MLISIESLLIIFLVYFILVHVGFYKFFEKAGVPGWKVIIPVYSVYLALKIIKKPLWWLILYYIPFIGFIIGIGLIVEFLKSFGYLRFYQHMLGILFGPIYIPYVAFKPETQFIGPEEAKKFKKSGTREWADAIVFAVIAATIIRTFFIEAFTIPTSSMEKSLLVGDYLFVSKLSYGAKLPNSPLSFPFAHHTLPLTESVKSYLEWIKLPYYRLPAFTKIKNNDVVVFNYPDGDTVVIQHQNQSYYQLARDYGRDVIWNNPDLEIVSRPVDKRENYIKRCIGIPGDTLEIIDQIVYINSKKADLPNFSQFSYTVVTDGTYLSEKTLEKMDITDPIYPNPAFPFAFDVMLTHENAKKIEQFDFVKQVLPNIKPKGYEHYRKSMPIIPHHPSFGWTEDNFGPLFIPKKGSVISLTPENIIIYTRAIETYEGNQVNIQGDKIFINGEQADSYTFKLDYYFMMGDNRHNSADSRFWGFVPEDHIVGKAVLVWLSLDANKSFVNKVRWNRLMNTIK
- the dapB gene encoding 4-hydroxy-tetrahydrodipicolinate reductase → MKIALLGYGKMGKEIERIALERKHHIVLKMGVENLADLTPENLSKADVAIEFSTPESAVENIKKCFDANVPVVIGTTGWLNNLEEVKKRCLELKQAMLWASNFSVGVNLFFELNKQLAQLMNNQFEYDVELEETHHIHKLDAPSGTAITLAEDIINNLERKSSWKKETAEKSSDLVIQSHRIENVPGTHLVKYSSKVDDIQITHTAHSREGFALGAVIASEWIAGKTGIFSMRDVLKIN
- a CDS encoding ParB/RepB/Spo0J family partition protein; amino-acid sequence: MSSNKRNALGRGLSALLEDSKTDITNSKTEMGSVVGSVTSIPLEQIEANPFQPRTQFEKEALVELSESIAEHGIIQPVTVRKLGYDKYQLISGERRFRASKLAGLKTIPAYIRIANDQAMLEMAIVENIQRENLDSIEVAISYQRLIEECNLTQDALSKKVSKQRSTITNFLRLLKLPAEIQVGIRDGKISMGHAKTLINIADDKKQIDIYNHIIQEDLSVRESEELVRGEKKSTGQKLEKKSDNPAKGNVSLSFEQQKAMLDLSNMLNSKTDLKINTKGKGKIVLEFESLGDLQRIFDILDI
- a CDS encoding ParA family protein, with translation MGKIIAIANQKGGVGKTTSAINLAACLAVLEYKTLLIDADPQANATSGVGFDPKNIKTSVYECIVNDTDPRDIILSTETPNLFLLPAHIDLVGAEIEMVNLPNREKMMRAALGNLKSEYDFIIIDCSPSLGLITLNALTAADSVIIPVQCEYFALEGLGKLLNTIKIVQSRLNPELEIEGILLTMYDVRLRLSNQVVEEVKTHFQQMVFDTIIQRNTKLGEAPSFGETIIMHDASSKGAINYLNLAREILQKNDLTRLKESEKIIETDELE
- a CDS encoding metal-dependent hydrolase, coding for MDITYYGHSCFGAEINGKHLVFDPFITPNEFAKNIDINKVKADYILISHGHEDHIADAVKLAQITGATIVSNYEITVWLNKQGVEKTHPMNIGGKWMFDFGKVKCVAAQHSSSMPDGSYGGSAMGFLLETSEGDFYYSGDTALMLDMKLIGDYRKINFAMLPIGDNFTMSIENAIIASEFIKCNTIIGMHYDTFGYIKIDKESAVTKFEQAGKKLLLMEIGETIKI